The following are from one region of the Prevotella communis genome:
- a CDS encoding DUF4252 domain-containing protein, whose translation MKYSSKTFNPLKSMKKLAICVMLVFVCINANAECKDFDKLAKMEGVEFTHINKDIVKQAFESGEGLHLGEAINIDDEDGMILKKIADVKVFRREGADNIESFKKAALKVLKSKKWNSLMDTKNDEGQIVKIYQAKKGEQFTNVVLAIQDGEAVLVVIDGTLDLAKMFNGGYDDEEDDEEEDEDEEEED comes from the coding sequence ATGAAGTATTCATCTAAGACATTCAATCCTTTGAAGAGTATGAAGAAGTTGGCCATCTGCGTCATGTTGGTTTTCGTTTGCATCAATGCCAATGCCGAGTGCAAAGATTTCGACAAACTGGCTAAGATGGAAGGCGTGGAGTTCACACACATTAATAAAGATATCGTAAAACAAGCTTTTGAATCTGGCGAAGGCCTTCACCTTGGAGAAGCCATCAACATTGATGACGAAGATGGCATGATTCTTAAAAAAATAGCTGATGTCAAAGTGTTCAGACGCGAAGGAGCAGACAATATTGAATCGTTCAAGAAAGCAGCTCTGAAGGTGCTGAAAAGCAAGAAATGGAACTCACTGATGGATACGAAAAATGATGAAGGACAGATCGTAAAAATATATCAGGCAAAGAAAGGAGAACAATTCACAAACGTTGTACTGGCAATTCAAGATGGTGAAGCTGTACTGGTTGTCATCGACGGCACATTAGACCTGGCCAAGATGTTTAATGGAGGCTATGACGACGAAGAGGATGATGAGGAGGAGGATGAAGACGAAGAAGAAGAGGACTAA